The Nocardia bhagyanarayanae region GAGCGACCCTCGTCGTCGCCCACGACCACGGTCCGGCTCTGCGCGAACTCGGTTGCGCCCGACGTGAATTCGTCCGCGAAACACTGGCTCTCTTCGCGACCATCGTGCCGACGGTCGTTCGCGGCCGACGATGATGCGAATCATTCGGTGCGGCCGCCGATCCGACGGGTCAGGGTGTCGGCGGTGGCGCGGACGCGGGCGGCCAGTACGGTCCAATCGGCGTCGCAGGGGTGCCGGCCGCAGTGGTGCCGGAGGGTGACGCTGATGGCGGCGATGGGGTGGTGGTCGTGGTCGAAGACGGGGTAGGCGACGGAGGCGAAGCCGGGGGTGACGTGGCCGTCTTCACAGGCCCAGCCGCGTCGGCGTTCCTCGGCGAGGACGCGGCGCAACGCGGCGAGACCGGCGGGACCGCGGTCGGTGCGGGTCACGAAGGACTCGGCGGTGGGGAAGAGGGCGCGCACGTGCGCGGCGGGCAGGTGCGCGAGGATGGCGCGACCCGAGGCGGTCAGGTGCGCGGGCAGCCGGACGCCGACGTCGGTGACCAGGGTCTCCGGCCGCGCCGGGCGCTCTTTGACCAGGTACAGCAGTTCGTTGCCGTGCAGTACGCCGAGATGCGCGTTGTGCCCCACCTGCTCGACGAGTTCGCGCAGCAGGGGCCCGGCCAAGCGCTCCAGCGGATCGTGCCGGAGATAGGCGGCGCCGAGTTCGAACGCGGCGATGCCGAGACCGTAGCGGCGCTCGTCGGGCAGGTGCGTGACGAAGCGGGCCTGGGTCAGCTCGGCGAGCAGGTGATAGGTGGACGAGCGCGGCAACCCGAGCTCGCGCGCGATGGCGGCCGCCGACACCGGACCGGGTCTGCCCGCGAGTAGCCGAAGCACCGCAAGCCCGCGGCGCAGCGCGGGGATGTCGCTGCTCTCTCCCACGGTGCCTCCTCGGTTTGTCTGGGATCTCAGACCGAATCCGGCGTGGCCTCATTCTCCACCGGCCGTCGCGGTTGTGGAATGGAAGTCATGCCGGATATCGCGCAACAGCCGAACGTCGAGATCGACGGGCCGCTGACCAGGGCGCAGGTCGTCGCGGTCGCGCGTGGCGGCGCTCGGGTGAGCCTGAGCGCGGCCGCCGAGCGGCGGCTGATCGCCGCCCGTCAGCACGTCGACGCCTTGGCG contains the following coding sequences:
- a CDS encoding IclR family transcriptional regulator; protein product: MGESSDIPALRRGLAVLRLLAGRPGPVSAAAIARELGLPRSSTYHLLAELTQARFVTHLPDERRYGLGIAAFELGAAYLRHDPLERLAGPLLRELVEQVGHNAHLGVLHGNELLYLVKERPARPETLVTDVGVRLPAHLTASGRAILAHLPAAHVRALFPTAESFVTRTDRGPAGLAALRRVLAEERRRGWACEDGHVTPGFASVAYPVFDHDHHPIAAISVTLRHHCGRHPCDADWTVLAARVRATADTLTRRIGGRTE